The genomic segment GCTGGTGACCGCCCCCGAGGCGAGGCCGAAGTATTCGGCGTACTCGCGGATACACGCCAGGCGCATCAGGTCCCCCGGCCCGGTGCCCAGGTTCCCCGCGTCCGCCTTGAAGCCGGTGTACATGGCGGTGGCCGCCGAGGCGCTGTCCGTCGCCGCCCGGGCCACGTAATCGAACTCGCTCCAGGCTTTTTCCGGGTCGTAGCCCACGCCGCCGTTGGCGCGCCGGGTGTCCGTATCCCAGGTGGAGACGGCCCAGGAGTCCCAATCGGCGTAAACCGGGTCCTCGCCGGTGTAGTTCTTCACCGCCTCCAGGTGCTCGTAGCCCCAGCCATCGGAGATGAAGAGGATGACGTAGCGCGGCGGGACGGGCTCGGGGGCGCAGCAGGAAAGGAGGAGGAGGGCCGCCAGGGCGGGGAAGATGAATGCGCGCAGCTTCACGGGAACCTCCGTCGTTTAAATGACATATCCCAATCCATTACCGAAGAATACCATAACGTAGGGGCTGACCGGTCGGCCTTTTCCGTGTAATGTAGGGCGGCCCCGTAGGACGAGTCCTCTGCGGGCCGCCGCGATTTGCGATGACGTAGGGGCGGGTCTTTAGACCCGCCCGTTTTTTATAAGGCACCCCTCACCCCAGCCCGCCCCCCAGAGGGGGGAGGGGGCAGGCGGGCCGACCTGAAGGTCGGCCCCTACGAGGTTGATGCGCGATTCACGCAAATTCCGTAGGGCGGGGAATCTATCCCCGCCGCTTTGTTAACCGCGGCGGCCCGCAGGGGATTTATCCCACGGGGCCGCCCTACATTGGGAATCGCGCGTTTCCGGCGTAGGGACGGGTGTCCACACCCGCCCGCGGGGGCCCGCAGAGGGGCCCCCCTACACTGCACGTGTCCCGACCCTCACCCCCGCCCGCCGACCGGGTTAAAATTCCGTCGAGCTGGTGAAACGGAAGCCCTTGAACTTCACCGCCGGCACCCGGATGCTGGAGAAATCCTCCGCGATTAAAAGCGTGTCGGCGCTCAGGGCCTCGATTTGCGAGAAGGCCCGCAGCATGGACTCGGTGAAGCGCAGGTTCTTCACCGGCCGCGAGACCTTGCCGTCCTCGATGAGGAAGGTCCCGTCCCGCGTCATCCCGGTGAACAGGAGTTGCATCGGGTCCAGGAAGGGGTTGAGGTAGTGGAAGTGGGTGACCAGCAGGCCGCGCTGTGTGGCGGCGACCATCTCCTCCAGCGAGCTCCCGCCGCCGGTCATGAAGAGGTTCATCGGGATGGCGCCGTAGGAGGCGGAGGCCGGAGGCAGCCCGTGGCCGGTGGACTCCGCCCCGACCATCTTCGCGCTGGTGCGGTCGTGGACCACGGCCTTGAGAACGCCCGCCTCGACCAGCGGCACGCGCTTTTTCGGCATCCCCTCGAAGTCGAAGGGGAGGGGGTTGCCCGAGGGATCGCGGGCGTCGTCAACGAGGGTGAACTCGTCGCTGAAGAGCTTCTCGCCGAGCTTGTCCACGGCGAAGGAGCGCCCCTCGGCGAAGGCCAGACCGTTGAAGCCGATGTAGCCCATCATCCCCAAAAGGCCCGCCACGCCGCGGTGCTCGACGATGACGTCGTACTCCGCCGGCTCGAGATCGGTGGGGTGCTGTCCGTCGCGGCACTTCTCCGTGGCCCGGCGGCCGATGGCGGCGGCGTCCAGGTCCCGCACGTCCTTGGAGTCGGCGGCGGACCAGCCCGCCGAGGTGCGCGACAGGATGGTGGTGTTGACCGCGGCCCGCGTGCCGCAGTGATAGGCCTTGAGCCCCAGGGAGTTCACCAGCGCCACCTCGTTGCCCCCGGTGACGTAGGCCCCCGAGGCGTTGAAACCGTACTCGTCGCCGGCGGCGATGATTTTGGCCACCTCGTCGGCGCGGAAACCCGCCTCGGTCCGGTGGGTCTCGGCGACCCAGGCCTCCACCTCGGGGAACTCCTGGGGTCCGGGGAAGCCGGTGAAGCGGGGGTTGGGCGGCACGATGCCGGCGGACGCCGCCGCGCCCTCCACCGCACGCGCCAGGCCGTCGTCCGACAGGTCGTTCGTCGTCACCATCCCCACCCGGTTTCCGTCCACCACGGCCCGGACGGTGACGGTCGCGTCCCGCTTGGAGATGTTCTGGTGAATGTAGGAGTTGGCGAAGCGGGTCAGGTTGGTGTCGGAGGCGAAAAGGGCGGCCTCGAGGCCGTCGGCTCCGCCGAGGTCCACGGCGCGGGAGAGGGTCTCCAGAGCCCGGTCGCGTCCAAGCATCATTGGGCAACACCTACCTTCACGCCGCGGAAGCGGGCCGGGGAGGTTCCGTGTCCGATGCGCATCACCTGCGTCGGCTCCCCCTTGCCGCAGTTGGGGGTCCCCCAGAGGAACCACTGGTCCCGGTCGCCGATGGCGTCGCAGGAGCCCCAGAACCGCGGGGTTTTGTCGTAGTAGAGCGCGTTCTTCACCACGCGGCCCAGCTTGCCGTCCTCGATCTCCCGGGCGTACTCCACGCCGAACTGGAAGTTTATCCGCTTGTCGTCTATGGACCAGCTCTTGTTGCCCGAGAGGAAGAGGCCGTGCTTCACGCCGCCCACGAGGTCCTCGAAGCCGGCATCCCCGGGCTCCAGGCAGACGCTGGTCATGCGGCAGATGGGGAAGTCGCTCCAGCTCTGGGCCCGGCAGGCGCCGTGGGACCCGCCGCCGTGGAGGTGCGCCGTGTCCCGGGTGGAGAGGTAGTCGCAGAAGACGC from the bacterium genome contains:
- a CDS encoding TldD/PmbA family protein, which produces MMLGRDRALETLSRAVDLGGADGLEAALFASDTNLTRFANSYIHQNISKRDATVTVRAVVDGNRVGMVTTNDLSDDGLARAVEGAAASAGIVPPNPRFTGFPGPQEFPEVEAWVAETHRTEAGFRADEVAKIIAAGDEYGFNASGAYVTGGNEVALVNSLGLKAYHCGTRAAVNTTILSRTSAGWSAADSKDVRDLDAAAIGRRATEKCRDGQHPTDLEPAEYDVIVEHRGVAGLLGMMGYIGFNGLAFAEGRSFAVDKLGEKLFSDEFTLVDDARDPSGNPLPFDFEGMPKKRVPLVEAGVLKAVVHDRTSAKMVGAESTGHGLPPASASYGAIPMNLFMTGGGSSLEEMVAATQRGLLVTHFHYLNPFLDPMQLLFTGMTRDGTFLIEDGKVSRPVKNLRFTESMLRAFSQIEALSADTLLIAEDFSSIRVPAVKFKGFRFTSSTEF